One window of Mesorhizobium sp. WSM4904 genomic DNA carries:
- a CDS encoding sugar ABC transporter substrate-binding protein, with protein MTRITLGGAVLRGTVSTALMASLMSAPALAAPPVDLSKWSPEYVRSIAGTQDFDTAADCAKVTPLDYKGRLTFWYQGVFEGDPDLLRQYYKDFFANFRKTYPNIQLEEQALTYNDLLDKFRTALLGNAAPMAVRLQILGGTEFASKGYLQPLKPEDVGYSTEDFWPGAMKAVTWDGVTYGIPTNNETMAFIWNADIFKRAGLDPNKPPATWDDVVKYSKQIHDKLGIAGYGLVARKNAGNTPYRFMPQLWAYGGGVFDEAKANPTYKDIELNSPQSKAALQASYDMYVRDKSVPVSALTNQQADNQPLFLAGQLGMMISHPSDYNVMLDLQKKATGTDKDKAQTVIDNMRYGLIPTGPDGKRAVVFGGSNIHILKPEYVEGGKVDEPAAKAIICMWTSPEWSLKMAYAGSNPGNLNGFKTKWMKERLDSIKFLDVTTSMLPYGIPFPALPQSPEIMNIIVPDMLQNALTGAMTVDQAADDAAKRVKDLMGGGL; from the coding sequence ATGACGAGGATTACACTCGGCGGTGCCGTCCTGCGCGGCACTGTCTCAACTGCTTTAATGGCATCGTTGATGTCGGCGCCGGCACTGGCTGCGCCGCCGGTGGACCTGAGCAAGTGGTCGCCGGAATATGTGCGCTCGATTGCCGGCACGCAGGATTTTGACACGGCGGCCGATTGCGCCAAGGTCACCCCGCTCGACTACAAGGGGCGACTGACTTTCTGGTATCAGGGCGTGTTCGAGGGTGACCCCGACCTTCTGCGTCAGTACTACAAGGATTTCTTCGCAAACTTCCGCAAGACCTATCCGAACATCCAGCTCGAGGAACAGGCCCTCACCTACAACGACCTTCTGGACAAGTTCCGCACGGCGCTGCTCGGCAATGCAGCGCCGATGGCGGTCCGCCTGCAGATCCTGGGCGGCACCGAATTCGCCTCGAAGGGCTATTTGCAGCCGCTCAAGCCTGAGGACGTCGGGTATTCGACCGAGGATTTCTGGCCCGGCGCCATGAAGGCGGTGACCTGGGACGGGGTGACCTACGGCATTCCAACCAACAACGAGACGATGGCGTTCATCTGGAACGCCGACATCTTCAAACGCGCGGGCCTCGATCCTAACAAGCCCCCGGCAACCTGGGACGACGTCGTCAAGTATTCCAAGCAGATCCATGACAAGCTCGGCATTGCCGGTTATGGCCTCGTGGCCCGCAAGAATGCCGGCAATACGCCGTACCGCTTCATGCCTCAGCTATGGGCCTATGGCGGCGGCGTCTTCGACGAAGCAAAGGCGAACCCGACCTATAAGGACATCGAGCTCAACAGCCCGCAGAGCAAGGCGGCGCTGCAGGCCTCGTACGACATGTATGTTCGCGACAAGTCGGTTCCGGTTTCGGCACTGACCAACCAGCAGGCCGACAACCAGCCTCTGTTTCTGGCCGGTCAGCTCGGCATGATGATCTCGCACCCGTCCGACTACAACGTCATGCTCGACCTGCAGAAGAAGGCGACCGGCACCGACAAGGACAAGGCGCAGACCGTCATCGACAACATGCGCTACGGCCTCATTCCGACCGGCCCCGACGGCAAGCGCGCAGTCGTGTTCGGCGGCTCGAACATTCACATCCTGAAGCCCGAATATGTCGAAGGCGGCAAGGTGGACGAGCCGGCCGCAAAGGCGATCATCTGCATGTGGACCAGCCCCGAATGGTCGCTGAAGATGGCATACGCCGGCTCGAACCCGGGCAACCTCAACGGCTTCAAGACCAAATGGATGAAGGAGCGTCTGGACAGCATCAAGTTCCTCGATGTCACGACGTCGATGTTGCCATACGGCATCCCGTTCCCAGCCCTGCCGCAGTCTCCCGAGATCATGAACATCATCGTTCCGGACATGCTGCAGAATGCCCTGACCGGGGCGATGACCGTCGACCAAGCGGCGGACGACGCGGCCAAGAGGGTAAAAGACCTGATGGGCGGCGGACTCTAG
- a CDS encoding NIPSNAP family protein: MIYELRIYDCLPGRLPALLKRFSDQTLAIWERHGIRQAGFFTTAIGENSNRLTYFLAWESLAEREAKWAAFVTDPAWHRARDESERDGQIIANISSQLLTPTAFSSVR; encoded by the coding sequence ATGATCTACGAACTGCGTATCTATGACTGCCTGCCGGGCAGGCTGCCGGCTTTGCTCAAGCGCTTTTCCGACCAAACGCTGGCCATCTGGGAGAGGCATGGCATCCGCCAAGCCGGGTTTTTCACCACGGCGATCGGCGAAAACAGCAATCGCCTCACCTATTTCCTCGCCTGGGAATCGCTGGCCGAGCGTGAGGCGAAATGGGCGGCTTTCGTCACCGATCCGGCATGGCACAGGGCCCGGGACGAGTCTGAGCGCGACGGGCAGATCATTGCCAATATCAGCAGCCAGCTGCTCACGCCGACAGCTTTCTCGTCTGTGAGATAG
- a CDS encoding GntR family transcriptional regulator, with product MAETSDFKAKPPAGIDPIGASSEGASLYELIREDIIEGRLAANERLVVSDLARRHGTSTNPVREALQLLRGEGFVIFAPNRGARVRPIDQDFVRDIYEIGVLIEPALTRWFVNMATGEDIAELERLQGLIEENNFADTFRHSELDTAFHTVMYQRHYNRHAAELWWKHREVLRAVSRRFDFTLARRAAIIREHRELIALVKAGDADKAAELVARHVEGSGRHILEHMRARNAARAG from the coding sequence TTGGCCGAAACAAGCGACTTTAAAGCGAAGCCACCTGCGGGGATTGATCCCATAGGGGCCTCCAGCGAGGGCGCCTCGCTTTATGAACTGATCAGGGAAGACATCATCGAGGGGCGGCTGGCCGCCAACGAACGGCTTGTGGTCAGCGATCTCGCCCGGCGTCACGGCACCTCGACCAATCCCGTGCGCGAGGCCTTGCAGCTGTTGCGCGGCGAGGGCTTCGTCATCTTTGCCCCCAACCGCGGAGCGCGCGTGCGACCCATAGATCAGGATTTCGTGCGCGATATCTACGAGATCGGCGTTCTGATCGAGCCGGCCCTGACGCGATGGTTCGTGAACATGGCCACTGGCGAGGACATCGCGGAACTCGAACGTCTCCAAGGCCTGATCGAGGAAAACAACTTCGCCGACACATTCCGGCACAGTGAGCTCGATACCGCCTTCCATACCGTGATGTACCAGCGGCACTACAACCGCCATGCCGCCGAGCTTTGGTGGAAGCATCGCGAAGTGCTGCGCGCCGTGAGCCGGCGTTTCGATTTCACCCTCGCGCGCCGTGCCGCGATCATTCGCGAGCACCGCGAGCTCATCGCGCTCGTAAAGGCGGGAGATGCCGACAAGGCGGCCGAACTCGTCGCCCGCCATGTCGAGGGCTCCGGACGGCACATCCTCGAACACATGCGTGCCCGCAACGCCGCGCGGGCCGGATAG
- a CDS encoding mandelate racemase/muconate lactonizing enzyme family protein, protein MKITDLRCAVIGKHPIVRVVTDEGLYGLGEVEFTKTYLKPFVLHFREALIGEDPTDVERVMLKIRQRGSFKPYGAAVSAIEHALWDIAGKAAGVPVYKLLGGKVRDKVRVYNGSIRRKRTGDRPEDYAADVKWMMEQPQNFFMVKQGISFHSNMKDTIEGFHYGVTQKKAGYHGAMDQGVISERGFNHMLDCVAAMKEVLGDKVSLALDCGPGWMLPDAIKFARAVEKYNLMWLEDMLTGDYVPWVNPQAYRELTTSTSTPIHTGEQIYLRHNFKELIETQAVRVIGPDPADIGGIAELKWVAEHAYMHSILMAPHGTANGLLGLGALINVCATLPANYIAFEYPSASDPWWEDLVVGLPAQIVKDSMVDLLEAPGLGLDIDVEAAGKYLKEEDKGFFD, encoded by the coding sequence ATGAAGATCACCGACCTGCGCTGCGCCGTCATCGGCAAGCACCCCATCGTTCGCGTCGTCACCGATGAGGGCCTCTATGGCCTGGGCGAAGTCGAGTTTACAAAAACCTATCTCAAACCTTTTGTGCTGCATTTCCGCGAGGCGCTTATCGGCGAGGACCCGACCGACGTCGAGCGCGTGATGCTTAAGATCCGCCAGCGCGGTTCGTTCAAGCCCTATGGCGCGGCAGTGAGCGCCATCGAGCATGCGCTGTGGGACATAGCCGGCAAGGCCGCGGGCGTGCCGGTCTACAAACTGCTTGGCGGCAAGGTGCGCGACAAGGTGCGCGTCTACAACGGCTCGATCCGCCGCAAGCGCACGGGCGACCGGCCGGAAGACTACGCCGCCGACGTCAAATGGATGATGGAGCAGCCGCAGAACTTCTTCATGGTCAAGCAAGGGATCTCGTTCCACTCCAACATGAAGGACACGATAGAAGGCTTCCACTACGGCGTGACGCAGAAGAAGGCGGGCTATCACGGCGCCATGGATCAGGGCGTGATCAGCGAGCGCGGTTTCAATCACATGCTCGACTGCGTGGCGGCGATGAAGGAAGTGCTGGGCGACAAGGTCAGCCTGGCGCTCGACTGCGGCCCGGGCTGGATGCTGCCCGATGCGATCAAGTTCGCTCGCGCGGTCGAGAAGTACAATCTGATGTGGCTCGAGGACATGCTGACCGGCGACTATGTGCCGTGGGTCAATCCGCAGGCCTATCGGGAACTGACCACCTCCACCTCGACGCCGATCCACACGGGCGAGCAGATCTATCTGCGCCACAATTTCAAGGAACTGATCGAGACGCAGGCGGTGCGCGTCATCGGCCCCGATCCCGCCGACATCGGCGGCATTGCCGAGCTCAAATGGGTCGCCGAGCACGCCTACATGCACTCGATCCTTATGGCGCCGCACGGCACCGCGAACGGCCTGCTCGGTCTCGGCGCGCTGATCAATGTCTGCGCAACCTTGCCGGCCAACTACATCGCCTTCGAGTACCCGAGCGCCTCCGACCCGTGGTGGGAGGATCTGGTGGTCGGCCTGCCGGCGCAGATCGTGAAGGACAGCATGGTGGATTTGCTGGAAGCGCCGGGGCTGGGACTCGATATCGACGTCGAAGCAGCCGGGAAGTATCTCAAGGAAGAGGATAAGGGCTTCTTCGACTGA
- a CDS encoding mandelate racemase/muconate lactonizing enzyme family protein — protein sequence MTTKLKITAIKPYPVWVGTRNQMLVKVETDQGIFGWGESGLSGREKAVAGAIEHYREFLVGRDPMPIGRIWQEVYRSQYFEGGRVLQAAISAIDIALHDIKGKALGVPVYELLGGKQRDRIPTFASTGDEAEGDAALERARELREQGWQAIRFFPVGQSSRDIFEPRESIGATATMLNKAREALGDDVVLGIDYHHRLSVAEAASFCNKLGRGVLDFLEEPIRDETPEAYESLRTMTDIPFAIGEEFASKWQFMPYIERGIHQFNRLDVCNVGGLTEAMKVAGWSEAHYVDLMPHNPLGPVCTAATMHLAAAVPNFAWLETRAPERKLGFDNSEFFPVQPRLDGTDYPVGDLPGLGVEINEAAIQAQSFRFWEAPHLKRRDGSVTNW from the coding sequence ATGACGACAAAGCTTAAGATCACCGCCATCAAGCCTTATCCCGTGTGGGTGGGAACTCGCAACCAGATGCTCGTCAAGGTCGAGACTGACCAAGGCATCTTCGGCTGGGGCGAGAGCGGCTTGAGCGGCCGCGAGAAGGCCGTGGCCGGCGCGATCGAGCACTATCGCGAGTTTCTCGTCGGCCGCGACCCGATGCCGATCGGCCGGATCTGGCAGGAGGTCTATCGCAGCCAGTATTTCGAAGGCGGGCGGGTCCTGCAGGCGGCGATTTCGGCCATCGACATCGCCCTGCACGACATCAAGGGCAAGGCGCTCGGGGTGCCGGTCTACGAGCTGCTCGGCGGCAAGCAGCGCGACCGCATCCCGACCTTCGCCTCGACCGGAGACGAGGCCGAGGGCGACGCAGCCCTCGAACGGGCCCGCGAACTGCGCGAACAGGGGTGGCAGGCGATCCGCTTCTTCCCGGTCGGGCAAAGCAGCAGGGACATCTTCGAGCCGCGCGAGTCGATCGGCGCCACGGCGACCATGCTGAACAAGGCGCGCGAAGCGCTTGGCGACGACGTCGTCCTCGGCATCGACTATCATCATCGGCTGTCGGTGGCCGAGGCGGCGAGCTTCTGCAACAAACTCGGCCGCGGCGTGCTCGATTTCCTCGAGGAGCCGATACGCGACGAGACGCCGGAGGCCTACGAGTCTCTTCGTACGATGACCGACATCCCCTTTGCCATCGGCGAGGAATTCGCCAGCAAGTGGCAGTTCATGCCTTACATCGAGCGCGGCATCCATCAGTTCAACCGGCTCGATGTCTGCAATGTCGGCGGACTTACCGAGGCGATGAAGGTCGCGGGCTGGAGCGAGGCGCACTACGTGGACCTGATGCCGCACAATCCCCTTGGCCCAGTGTGCACGGCCGCGACCATGCATCTCGCCGCCGCCGTGCCGAATTTCGCGTGGCTGGAGACAAGGGCGCCGGAAAGAAAGCTGGGCTTCGACAATTCAGAGTTTTTCCCCGTGCAGCCCCGGCTCGACGGCACAGACTATCCGGTCGGCGATCTGCCGGGGCTGGGCGTCGAGATCAACGAAGCAGCGATCCAGGCGCAGAGTTTCCGCTTCTGGGAAGCGCCTCACCTCAAGCGCCGCGACGGTTCCGTCACGAACTGGTAG
- a CDS encoding ABC transporter ATP-binding protein: MAHVVLKDLVKTYGGFKAVNEVSLTVNDGEFVALVGPSGCGKTTTLNLVAGLTPITSGDIFIGDRVVNDLDPKDRDIAMVFQNYALYPQKSVYMNLAFPLQMRRLPRDEIDKKVREAARVLDMTQLLERKPRELSGGQQQRVALGRALVRDPAVFLMDEPLSNLDAKLRVQMRSEIKRFHQDLKATIIYVTHDQLEAVTMADRMAVMNGGYLQQYDSPAQVFAHPVNMFVASFVGSPAMSLIPLEASTANGDTALTSAEGWSLALSQPNARKVQAATTRKVVLGARHSTIKLHKSAVPGAIPAKAYTVEPTGDLTFVQAFLSGAIVNISVSPNITVTPDEQIWLEFDQERMHLFDGETEMALGAH, from the coding sequence ATGGCCCACGTGGTCCTCAAAGATCTCGTCAAGACCTATGGCGGCTTCAAAGCCGTCAACGAGGTTTCGCTGACGGTCAATGACGGCGAGTTCGTTGCGCTCGTCGGCCCTTCGGGCTGCGGCAAGACAACCACGCTCAATCTCGTCGCGGGCCTGACCCCGATCACATCGGGCGACATCTTCATCGGCGACCGGGTGGTCAACGACCTCGATCCCAAGGACCGGGACATCGCAATGGTGTTCCAGAACTACGCGCTCTATCCGCAAAAGTCGGTCTATATGAACCTCGCCTTCCCGCTGCAGATGCGCAGGCTGCCCAGGGACGAGATCGACAAGAAGGTCAGGGAAGCGGCGCGCGTTCTCGACATGACGCAGCTGCTCGAGCGCAAGCCGCGCGAACTTTCGGGCGGGCAGCAGCAGCGCGTGGCGCTCGGCCGCGCCCTCGTTCGGGATCCGGCTGTATTCCTGATGGACGAACCGCTCTCCAATCTCGACGCGAAGCTGCGCGTGCAGATGCGGTCCGAGATCAAACGGTTCCATCAGGACCTGAAGGCGACGATCATCTATGTGACGCACGACCAGCTCGAGGCCGTGACCATGGCGGACAGGATGGCCGTGATGAACGGCGGCTACCTGCAGCAATACGATTCGCCGGCGCAGGTTTTCGCCCATCCCGTCAACATGTTCGTCGCAAGCTTCGTGGGCAGCCCGGCAATGAGCCTTATTCCGCTGGAGGCATCCACGGCAAACGGCGATACCGCTCTGACGAGCGCCGAGGGCTGGAGCCTCGCGCTGTCGCAACCCAACGCGCGCAAGGTCCAGGCGGCGACCACCAGGAAGGTCGTGCTGGGTGCGCGCCATTCGACGATCAAGCTGCACAAGAGCGCGGTCCCCGGCGCCATTCCGGCCAAGGCCTATACGGTGGAACCAACTGGAGACCTAACCTTCGTGCAAGCGTTCCTCTCCGGCGCCATCGTCAATATCAGTGTGTCACCCAACATCACCGTCACACCTGACGAGCAGATCTGGCTCGAGTTCGATCAGGAGCGCATGCACCTTTTCGACGGCGAAACTGAAATGGCTCTCGGTGCCCACTGA
- a CDS encoding acyl carrier protein, which yields MIDQIRSLLEQHPMIPLNFGALADDANLYDAGLTSFASVQMMLALEEEFDIEFPETMLTRRTFSSLASIADAVSQLTRKAA from the coding sequence ATGATCGACCAGATTCGCTCGCTGCTCGAGCAGCATCCGATGATTCCGCTAAATTTCGGCGCGCTCGCCGACGACGCCAATCTCTACGACGCGGGGCTGACCTCCTTCGCCTCGGTGCAGATGATGCTGGCGCTCGAAGAGGAATTCGACATCGAATTCCCCGAGACGATGCTGACGCGGCGCACCTTCTCTTCGCTCGCCAGCATCGCGGACGCCGTTTCGCAATTGACCCGCAAGGCGGCATAG
- a CDS encoding sugar ABC transporter permease encodes MTIVNSRTEARRRLLPGRPGALRRIGEHRADYAYVLPAIVVMMIVIAYPIYYTIELSFFNTPPGLQLRDKIFVGFDNYTAILTSEVFWRVTWNTLIWTLASTFFSFVLGFGAALALHRDFVGRGVLRAILIIPWVISAVAASYIWKWIYHSDFGIIGAILVRLGLADRPPNFIDSVSTVLPSLIVVNIWREFPFAMIMMMAGLQTVPDQLLRAAKVDGANAWQRFWHVTFPHLRNVSTVTILLLAVANFNSFIIPWIMTGGGPSNASHIWITHIYELAFGRQRWGVASAYSVLLFLILMTLGYFYVRALSGNERKDRGA; translated from the coding sequence GTGACGATCGTGAACAGCAGGACCGAGGCTCGCCGAAGATTGCTACCCGGCCGGCCGGGCGCGTTGCGGAGGATTGGGGAGCATCGCGCTGACTACGCGTACGTGCTCCCTGCGATCGTCGTGATGATGATCGTCATCGCCTACCCGATCTACTACACGATCGAATTGTCGTTCTTCAATACGCCGCCTGGCCTGCAGCTGCGGGACAAGATCTTCGTCGGCTTCGACAACTACACGGCCATCCTGACAAGTGAGGTGTTCTGGAGGGTCACCTGGAACACGCTTATCTGGACGCTGGCGTCCACCTTCTTCTCCTTTGTCCTGGGGTTTGGCGCCGCGCTGGCGCTCCACCGCGACTTCGTCGGCCGCGGCGTCCTGCGCGCTATCCTGATCATCCCCTGGGTCATCAGCGCGGTCGCCGCCTCCTATATCTGGAAGTGGATCTACCATTCGGACTTTGGGATAATCGGCGCGATCCTGGTCCGCCTCGGATTGGCTGACCGGCCGCCCAATTTCATCGACAGCGTCAGCACGGTGCTGCCCTCCCTGATCGTCGTCAATATCTGGCGCGAGTTTCCGTTTGCCATGATCATGATGATGGCCGGCCTGCAGACGGTCCCCGACCAGTTGCTGCGCGCCGCGAAAGTCGACGGGGCCAATGCATGGCAGCGCTTCTGGCATGTAACTTTCCCGCATTTGAGGAACGTCTCCACGGTGACGATCCTGCTGCTGGCCGTGGCCAACTTCAATTCCTTCATCATCCCGTGGATCATGACCGGCGGCGGGCCGTCGAACGCATCGCATATCTGGATCACCCACATTTACGAGCTCGCCTTCGGCCGCCAGCGCTGGGGGGTGGCATCGGCCTATTCGGTGCTTCTGTTCCTCATCCTGATGACGCTCGGCTACTTCTACGTCCGTGCGCTGAGCGGCAACGAGCGGAAGGATCGCGGCGCATGA
- a CDS encoding mandelate racemase/muconate lactonizing enzyme family protein, with protein sequence MPKTDGADEALNRVNTNSKPSGLRITDMRVAEIVGAPFASALLKIYTNQGIVGLGEVRDGASATYALMLKSRLLGENPCDIDRLFRRIKQFGGHGRQGGGVSAVEIALWDLAGKAYGVPIYQMLGGKFRDHVRVYCDTDAEKPSGTETGKRLKARMERGFAFLKMDLGLMQIAHIPGAVVAPAGALEGFYANPRGRGGALEERKARNLAYDAQNVQHPFTGLHFTEKGIDLLEQYIHEVREVIGYEIPLAIDHVGHISLQDGIRLSRRIEKYVPAWLEDVIPWQYTEQYRRLQEATAVPICTGEDIYLKEAFEPLLKSGGLSVIHPDLLTSGGILETKKIGDMAQDHGVAMAIHMAESPIAAMAAAHVATATENFMALEYHSADVEWWDDIVTGLPKPLVKDGFITVPDKPGLGIDDVVDEVISQHLQPGVTGIWQSTEHWDNEYSWDRTWS encoded by the coding sequence ATGCCAAAAACCGATGGAGCCGACGAGGCCCTCAATCGGGTCAACACGAATTCCAAGCCGTCCGGCCTTCGCATCACCGACATGCGGGTGGCCGAGATCGTCGGCGCGCCGTTCGCCTCGGCGCTGCTCAAGATCTACACCAACCAGGGCATCGTCGGGCTTGGCGAGGTGCGCGACGGCGCCAGCGCCACCTATGCGCTGATGCTGAAGAGCCGGTTGCTTGGCGAGAACCCTTGCGACATCGACCGCCTGTTCCGCCGCATCAAGCAGTTCGGCGGGCACGGCCGCCAAGGCGGTGGCGTCTCGGCGGTCGAAATCGCGCTCTGGGATCTCGCCGGCAAGGCCTATGGCGTGCCCATCTACCAGATGCTCGGCGGCAAGTTTCGCGATCACGTGCGCGTCTACTGCGATACCGACGCGGAGAAGCCGAGCGGCACCGAAACCGGCAAGCGCCTCAAGGCGCGCATGGAGCGCGGCTTCGCCTTCCTCAAGATGGACCTGGGCTTGATGCAGATCGCCCATATCCCGGGCGCCGTGGTCGCGCCCGCCGGCGCGCTCGAAGGGTTTTACGCCAATCCACGCGGCCGCGGTGGCGCGCTTGAGGAGCGTAAGGCACGCAACCTCGCCTACGATGCGCAGAACGTGCAGCACCCGTTCACGGGCCTGCATTTCACCGAAAAAGGGATCGACCTGCTGGAGCAGTATATCCACGAGGTTCGCGAGGTCATCGGCTACGAGATCCCGCTGGCCATCGATCATGTCGGCCACATTTCGCTGCAGGACGGCATACGCCTGTCACGCCGTATCGAGAAATACGTGCCGGCCTGGCTCGAGGATGTGATCCCCTGGCAGTACACCGAGCAGTACCGGCGGTTGCAGGAGGCCACCGCGGTGCCGATCTGCACGGGCGAGGACATCTACCTCAAGGAGGCCTTCGAGCCGCTGCTGAAGAGCGGCGGCCTCTCCGTCATCCACCCGGACCTGCTCACCAGCGGCGGCATCCTCGAGACCAAGAAGATCGGCGACATGGCTCAGGACCATGGCGTCGCCATGGCCATCCACATGGCCGAAAGTCCGATCGCCGCGATGGCCGCGGCGCATGTCGCGACCGCGACCGAGAACTTCATGGCGCTCGAATACCACTCCGCCGATGTCGAGTGGTGGGACGACATCGTCACAGGTCTCCCCAAGCCGCTGGTGAAGGATGGCTTCATAACCGTTCCGGACAAGCCAGGCCTGGGGATCGACGATGTGGTCGACGAGGTGATCAGCCAGCATCTGCAGCCCGGTGTCACGGGGATATGGCAATCCACCGAGCATTGGGACAATGAATATAGCTGGGACCGGACCTGGAGTTAG
- a CDS encoding mandelate racemase/muconate lactonizing enzyme family protein: protein MKITSIRPWLIKSDASYWGEYLFVEVTTDEGVSGWGEITTTTKLANRALCTILRQIGTAMTGEDPARIEHLWHKIFRSFTYMGSRGAAVECVSAIDIALWDIRGKVLGKPIYELLGGPVREEIALYTHPNQAKFTSKEAVVREIRDIVESGHTGLKFDPFPHQGPSVDGVARERRDGYLDGGMTRKDEREAAELTALIRETAGPDVDILIDAHGRFDVPTAIRLCRSLEEAGQIDWFEEPCPPESLNALKQVREKVSAAISWGERGHTKWDFVPVLENKLADYIMPDVTWTGGITELKKISALCEAYYVPVSPHDAAGPINVVAGAQVMMTVPNFYKLETSEWDLSKYDHLIDRPLNVSNGSLKLTSKPGLGVEMNRDYLQAHEIELA, encoded by the coding sequence ATGAAGATCACGAGTATCCGGCCGTGGCTGATCAAGTCCGATGCTTCCTATTGGGGAGAGTATCTGTTCGTCGAAGTGACGACCGACGAGGGAGTGAGCGGTTGGGGAGAGATCACCACCACGACAAAGCTCGCCAACCGCGCGCTGTGCACCATCCTGCGGCAGATCGGTACCGCCATGACAGGTGAGGACCCGGCGCGTATCGAGCATCTCTGGCACAAGATTTTCCGCAGCTTCACCTACATGGGCAGCCGCGGCGCCGCCGTCGAATGCGTCAGCGCCATCGATATAGCCCTCTGGGACATCCGCGGCAAAGTTCTCGGCAAGCCGATCTACGAGCTGCTGGGCGGACCGGTACGGGAGGAAATCGCTCTTTACACCCATCCCAACCAGGCCAAATTCACCAGCAAGGAGGCGGTGGTCCGCGAGATTCGGGATATTGTCGAGTCCGGACACACCGGGCTCAAGTTCGATCCTTTTCCCCACCAGGGCCCCAGCGTCGATGGCGTGGCCCGCGAAAGGCGGGACGGCTACCTCGACGGTGGCATGACGCGCAAGGACGAACGCGAAGCGGCCGAGCTGACGGCCCTGATCCGCGAAACGGCCGGACCCGATGTGGACATCCTCATCGATGCGCATGGCCGCTTCGATGTTCCCACCGCCATTCGCCTCTGTCGGAGCCTCGAGGAAGCGGGCCAGATCGATTGGTTCGAGGAGCCTTGCCCGCCCGAGAGCCTCAACGCGCTCAAGCAGGTGCGTGAGAAGGTCAGCGCCGCTATCTCGTGGGGCGAGCGCGGCCACACGAAATGGGATTTCGTGCCGGTGCTCGAGAACAAGCTCGCCGACTACATCATGCCCGACGTGACCTGGACCGGCGGGATTACCGAGCTGAAGAAGATTTCCGCCCTCTGCGAAGCCTACTACGTCCCCGTCTCGCCGCACGACGCCGCGGGACCGATCAACGTGGTTGCGGGAGCGCAGGTGATGATGACGGTTCCCAACTTCTACAAGCTCGAAACGTCGGAGTGGGATCTCTCCAAATACGATCACCTCATCGACAGACCGCTCAACGTTTCGAACGGTAGCCTCAAGCTGACGTCGAAGCCTGGTCTCGGCGTCGAGATGAACCGCGACTATCTGCAGGCCCACGAGATCGAGCTGGCCTAG
- a CDS encoding carbohydrate ABC transporter permease — translation MSTIAETAPRDRTRRRMRIDGWRWGGRIFLVFMLLYTALPMIWMLLTSIKSGFAAMQFPPQWWPDQPTLASYQKLLDPQNSVGQDFLRFFWNSLFVSTATTILSVIVAVPAAYAFSRFTFPGRNFLFFAVLLRNMFPAVIFLVPLFILMRAIGLVNTHGSLVLTYLTFGLPLAIWLLKGFYDNIPVQLEQAARIDGATRFQAFLLIVMPLSAPGIIATAIYSFIGAWNEYIYAYTFLSKNEQLTLPVGIQRFFSENTTDFPGLMAASFMMSVPVVVLFLVLQRYFVRALTEGAVKH, via the coding sequence ATGAGCACGATTGCCGAGACAGCTCCTCGAGACCGGACCCGTCGTCGCATGCGCATCGACGGATGGCGGTGGGGCGGGCGCATCTTCCTGGTGTTCATGCTGCTCTACACCGCGTTGCCGATGATCTGGATGCTGCTCACCTCGATCAAGTCGGGCTTCGCGGCGATGCAATTCCCGCCGCAATGGTGGCCCGACCAGCCGACCCTCGCCAGTTACCAGAAGCTGCTCGATCCGCAGAACAGCGTCGGCCAGGACTTCCTCCGCTTCTTCTGGAACAGTCTTTTCGTCTCGACCGCCACGACGATCCTTTCGGTGATCGTGGCGGTTCCCGCGGCCTACGCGTTCTCGCGCTTCACCTTCCCGGGCCGGAACTTCCTGTTCTTCGCGGTATTGCTGCGCAACATGTTCCCGGCGGTGATCTTTCTCGTGCCGCTCTTCATCCTGATGCGCGCGATCGGGCTGGTGAACACGCATGGGTCTCTTGTGCTCACCTACCTGACGTTTGGACTGCCGCTGGCGATCTGGCTGCTCAAGGGCTTCTACGACAACATCCCGGTGCAGCTCGAGCAGGCGGCGCGCATTGATGGAGCGACGCGGTTCCAGGCCTTCCTCCTGATCGTGATGCCGCTCTCGGCGCCGGGGATCATCGCCACGGCGATCTACTCCTTCATCGGTGCGTGGAACGAATACATCTACGCCTACACCTTCCTCTCCAAGAACGAACAGCTGACGCTGCCGGTCGGCATCCAGCGCTTTTTCTCGGAAAATACGACGGACTTTCCGGGCCTGATGGCGGCCAGCTTCATGATGAGCGTACCCGTCGTAGTGCTGTTCCTCGTCCTGCAACGATACTTCGTGCGCGCCCTCACAGAAGGCGCGGTCAAGCACTAG